The sequence below is a genomic window from Rhinopithecus roxellana isolate Shanxi Qingling chromosome 19, ASM756505v1, whole genome shotgun sequence.
TTGGGGTCTACTGTCTTCTGAAGCAAGGGTGTCTGTCCACTCCGAGGGTCTCGGGAGGCTGTGTGCACCCCTGTGTGGTTCCTGAATTGTGTGGGGAAGAAGCAGGTTCTCAAAGTGTGTGTGGCCCGGGTCAGAGAAGAACCCCTATTCTAACTCCCAGAGTGGGACTCGGATCTGAGCTGGGGggaacccccccacccccatccaggTGCTCCTTCTCTCCCGGCAGAATGAAGGCATCCCTGATGGCGCGTGCTCCAAGGACAGTGACTGCCACCCTGGGGAGGCGGTTATAGCTGGAAATGGTGAGGGCCTGAAGCAGCCAGGGGCTGAAGGAGGACTTGGAGTGGGAGGCTCCTGGCATTGATCCTGTCCCACCCCTGCAGGAGTGAAGACTGGCCGCTGCCTGCTGAAAGAGAACTCGGCCAGAGGCACCTGTGAGATCTTTGCCTGGTGCCCGGTGGAGACAAGCTCCAGGCCGGTGTGAGTGGCTGCAGCCTCAGGACCCTGAGGGGTTTCCCGGCCCCGCACACTGGGTCCCAGCCTGAGGGTGGAGTCCTGCCCACTCTGGGAGCCTCATGCTGAGGGAGAAGTCAGGCTGTCCGAACAAGGCCCAACGACCTCCCCAGCATGAGCAAATTAACTGTTCTCGGCAGAGGCTCCAGGGGACCCAAGGAACAGGCCTCACACTGGCCCAGGCCTGGGGAAGGGGCACAGGGGTGGGGCCTCCTGGACAGGCTGTTCTGGGTTGGTTTTCAGGGAGCCAGTCCTGAAGGAGGCCGAAGACTTCACCATTTTCATAAAGAACCACATCCGTTTTCCCAAATTCAACTTCTCCAAGTATGTGGGCTTGGCTACTGGGGGCCAGGGGTGGTCCATGAGGGGCCTAGGCTGGCCCTCCTTGGGTCTGTGcctgggggtgtgtgtgtgtgcatgtgtgtgtgcacgcgcatgtgtgtgtgcatgtgtgtgcgtgtgcgtgtgtgcgtgtgtgtgtgcgtgtgtgtgcatgtgtgtgtgtgtgtgatgtctgCATGTGAATAAACGGTGGGTGACACCGGGGCGCCCCTTCCCCCCGCTGTTAAGTAGCGTGCTGCTGCAGGGAGTTGTCAGGACTCAGGTTGGTGAGGGACGGAGTGACTCCTGGCCAGGCCCGGGAATATTAAGTCTTACCTCATTTCTCGGCTGCCCGTGGCCTCCACCCAGGAGCAATGTGATGGACGTCAAGGACAGATCTTTCCTGAAATCCTGCCACTTTGGCCCCAAGAACCACTACTGCCCCATCTTCCGACTGGGCTCCGTGATCCGCTGGGCTGGGAGCGACTTCCAGGATATAGCCCTGGAGGTGGGTGGGGTGCACGAAGGGAGCCCTCTCTGAGGGCCTGGGGGCGCTGGGACTGGCTCTGCGAGGAGGAGGGTGTGGATGGAGGGTGTGGACGTGTGGACAGGGACTGGTGGGGCGAGGGCGGCTCTGCAAAGTCACCTGCCCTGAGGGATTCATTGTTTTCAGAATTGGCTGTGGCACACAGGTAGGCTGTCGCAGCACTCAGACCACGGGCACTCAGTGAGAGCCAGCCCTGGCACCTGCTGGGCAGTTCTGAGTCCTTGGGGAACCAGCTGAAGGTGAGGCAGAAGGAGCCCCTTTGGcacaccctggctggagtgtgagGTGCCTGTCCAGAGGAGATGCCCACCCTGGGTGGCTCCCTTCTCCCTGAAGAATGAGGGAGGCAGCCCTTGGGCTGGGGCGATACAGTGTTCTCAGCCACTCCACGGGGGGACTAAGCCTCCCGAAGGGTGGTCTCGAGGGGCTGACCTCGTGCCTGAGCACCTCCTCCTGTTGTCCAGTGCCGGTGAAGGGCTGACCTGGGATGCTGTCGGTCTCCGGAAAGCTCTGTGTGCTGAGCCTCGTCTCTCTTTTATCAAGGGTGGTGTGATAGGAATTAATATTGAATGGAACTGTGATCTCGACAAGGCTGCCTCTGAGTGCCACCCTCACTATTCTTTTAGCCGTCTGGACAATAAGCTTTCAAAGTCTGCCTCCTCCGGGTACAACTTCAGGTAACCGCTGCCTGTGCCCTCTTGTGACCTGGCCATGATCAGTGGCACTTCTCTGGGTGCCAGCACCCTGAGACCCCTTCCTGGGGTGGGCGTCAGAGCGGGAGGTGCTGGGACAGATGGCCGAGGAGAGGTGTGGACCCCAGCAGAGCGGCCAGCGACCAAAGCTGGGGGTGCCTCTGGGAGAGGAGAGCACCCCTTTGCCTGTTATCTTGGTGCAGCCGAGTCTTACTGCCTCTGCTGCATCCATTCCATCCGCGCTTTCGTGACCCAGGGGTTGCTCAGAGTGGGCGGGGGAGCCCTTGCTCCTCAGGGAATGTCTGGCAGGGATTTCAAAGAGTTGGATATGTCTTTGTTTTTGGCTCGGTGAGAGGCTCTGCAAGCCGCTCCCGGGGCTGCTCAGAGTCAGGGTCCCGGGAGTCCTTCTAAGTCCCCAGAGCAGCCACATCGGTGCTGCCAAAAGAGGGAAGGCCAGGCAGGTTGAGGCCTCCCCGGGCTCCTGCCTCCCTCAGATTTGCCAGATATTACCGAGATGCGGCCGGGGTGGAGTTCCGCACCCTGATGAAAGCCTACGGCATCCGCTTCGACGTGATGGTGAATGGCAAGGTGTGTGTGCCTTCTCCTGCTCTGAGGCTGGGGGATGGGGGACGTTGGGAGAGTCCCTGGGTGCCCCGCTGTGCATTCTCCTGTTCTGAGGctgggtggtggggggtgggggatgttGGGAGGGTCTCTGGGGGCTCCTCTGTTCTGAGGCTGggcaggagggggcaggggggacgGGGTACGTTGGGAGGGTCCCTGGAGGCCCCACTGTCCACCCTGCCTCGCTCACTCTCCTTGTCTCTGTCTTCCAGGCAGGGAAGTTCAGTATCATCCCCACCATCATCAACGTGGGCTCTGGGGTGGCACTCATGGGTGCTGTGAGTACCTCCCCTCCCTACCCGcttcccaccctctcccctgGCAGCTGCGCTTCAGGAGGAACATGTCCCAGTGCCCTCAGAAAGAACCAGAGCTGGCAAGATCAGAATGGGCGTGGGAAAAGAGGGCTTTCTGGGATTTTGCGCTCCGCCGGCTGTCCCCATAGCAGTGACAGCTCGAGCCTCTTTCCAGAGCCAGGGAGGCACGTGCCGGCAGCTCTGCAGCTGTGGGTGGGTTTGAGTCAGTCCCCAGCCAAGGCGTGGCTGAGATATTCCTGGGATCCCAGGTGAGTCCCTGAACTTCTAAAGTCTCCATCTCTACTTCTGCTAAAAGAGGGAaggattaggccgggcgcagtggctcacacctgtaatctcaacactttgggaggctgaggcgggcggatcacctgaggttgggagttcaagaccagcctgaccaacatggagaaaccccatctctactaaaaatacaaaaattagccaggcgtggtggcaggcgcctttaatcccagctaatcaggaggctgaggcaggagaatcgcttgaacccgggaggcagaggttgcagtcagctcagatcgcaccactgcactccagcctggacaacaagagcaaaactccatctcaaaaaaaaaaaaaaaaaaaaaaaaaaaaaaaggcaggattAGGCTGCAGACAGTTTCTTAGCCTGAGTGCTGCTGACTTTTCGGGTCGGATAATTCTTTGTCGTGGTCTTACACACATCCTTTGACATGCCtttaaacattctacaatgcacagaGGGCTGTCCTGGGTGTTGTAggatggtttgttttgttttctatttcatatttcaCACTTTTCCAGtctgataatatttattttcccagACCCTGAGGATGTTgatttcagagacagggtcttgctctgttacccaggctggagtgcagtggcgtgatcatggctcactgcagtcttgaattcctgggctcacgcgatcctcccgcctcagcctccccagtagccagggctgcaggtgcaccaccacgcgtggctaatttttaaattttttgtaggccgggcgcggtggctcaagcctataatcccagcactttgggaggccgagacgggcggatcacgaggtcaggagatcgagaccatcctggctaacacggtgaaaccccgtctctactaaaaaatacaaaaaactagccgggcgaggtggcgggcgcctgtagtcccagctactcgggaggctgaggcaggaga
It includes:
- the P2RX5 gene encoding P2X purinoceptor 5 isoform X3 — encoded protein: MGMHLVPFIQWVFLVKKGYQDIDTSLQSAVITKVKGVAFTNTSDLGERVWDVADYVIPAQGENVFFVVTNLIVTSNQQQNVCAEVLLLSRQNEGIPDGACSKDSDCHPGEAVIAGNGVKTGRCLLKENSARGTCEIFAWCPVETSSRPVEPVLKEAEDFTIFIKNHIRFPKFNFSKSNVMDVKDRSFLKSCHFGPKNHYCPIFRLGSVIRWAGSDFQDIALEGGVIGINIEWNCDLDKAASECHPHYSFSRLDNKLSKSASSGYNFRFARYYRDAAGVEFRTLMKAYGIRFDVMVNGKAGKFSIIPTIINVGSGVALMGAGAFFCDLVLIYLIKKREFYRDRKYEEVRSGHLQNAQANLEQLQTMET
- the P2RX5 gene encoding P2X purinoceptor 5 isoform X1, whose amino-acid sequence is MGQAGCKGICLSLFDYKTEKYVIAKNKKVGLLYRLLQASILAYLVVWVFLVKKGYQDIDTSLQSAVITKVKGVAFTNTSDLGERVWDVADYVIPAQGENVFFVVTNLIVTSNQQQNVCAEVLLLSRQNEGIPDGACSKDSDCHPGEAVIAGNGVKTGRCLLKENSARGTCEIFAWCPVETSSRPVEPVLKEAEDFTIFIKNHIRFPKFNFSKSNVMDVKDRSFLKSCHFGPKNHYCPIFRLGSVIRWAGSDFQDIALEGGVIGINIEWNCDLDKAASECHPHYSFSRLDNKLSKSASSGYNFRFARYYRDAAGVEFRTLMKAYGIRFDVMVNGKAGKFSIIPTIINVGSGVALMGAGAFFCDLVLIYLIKKREFYRDRKYEEVRSGHLQNAQANLEQLQTMET
- the P2RX5 gene encoding P2X purinoceptor 5 isoform X2 — encoded protein: MGQAGCKGICLSLFDYKTEKYVIAKNKKVGLLYRLLQASILAYLVVWVFLVKKGYQDIDTSLQSAVITKVKGVAFTNTSDLGERVWDVADYVIPAQGENVFFVVTNLIVTSNQQQNVCAENEGIPDGACSKDSDCHPGEAVIAGNGVKTGRCLLKENSARGTCEIFAWCPVETSSRPVEPVLKEAEDFTIFIKNHIRFPKFNFSKSNVMDVKDRSFLKSCHFGPKNHYCPIFRLGSVIRWAGSDFQDIALEGGVIGINIEWNCDLDKAASECHPHYSFSRLDNKLSKSASSGYNFRFARYYRDAAGVEFRTLMKAYGIRFDVMVNGKAGKFSIIPTIINVGSGVALMGAGAFFCDLVLIYLIKKREFYRDRKYEEVRSGHLQNAQANLEQLQTMET
- the P2RX5 gene encoding P2X purinoceptor 5 isoform X4; translation: MSPTTSFRPRSEFPLSSGPCLSTVARAGRACLLRGENVFFVVTNLIVTSNQQQNVCAENEGIPDGACSKDSDCHPGEAVIAGNGVKTGRCLLKENSARGTCEIFAWCPVETSSRPVEPVLKEAEDFTIFIKNHIRFPKFNFSKSNVMDVKDRSFLKSCHFGPKNHYCPIFRLGSVIRWAGSDFQDIALEGGVIGINIEWNCDLDKAASECHPHYSFSRLDNKLSKSASSGYNFRFARYYRDAAGVEFRTLMKAYGIRFDVMVNGKAGKFSIIPTIINVGSGVALMGAGAFFCDLVLIYLIKKREFYRDRKYEEVRSGHLQNAQANLEQLQTMET